From Rhodococcus antarcticus, the proteins below share one genomic window:
- a CDS encoding DUF4240 domain-containing protein codes for MDEHEFWEIVDETRAEARGNLDAHVESLHARLSGLDVDEVVEFDRLLVEANHALYSWTLWGAADLLFGSCGDDAFTDARSWVVSLGSSTYREALADPEALADIDVDVDPDDLTVAERWAGVPAEVYAGHTGRHLEEVYPDRVAISLPDGEPVGTQLSDEPEVLAEHFPRLAERFG; via the coding sequence GTGGACGAGCACGAGTTCTGGGAGATCGTGGACGAGACGCGCGCCGAGGCCCGCGGCAACCTCGACGCGCACGTGGAGTCGCTGCACGCGCGCCTGTCCGGGCTGGACGTGGACGAGGTGGTCGAGTTCGACCGGCTGCTCGTCGAGGCCAACCACGCGCTGTACTCGTGGACCCTGTGGGGAGCGGCGGACCTGCTGTTCGGCAGCTGCGGCGACGACGCGTTCACCGACGCGCGCTCCTGGGTGGTGAGCCTGGGCAGCAGCACGTACCGCGAGGCGCTGGCCGACCCCGAGGCGCTGGCCGACATCGACGTCGACGTGGACCCGGACGACCTCACCGTGGCCGAGCGCTGGGCGGGGGTGCCGGCCGAGGTCTACGCCGGGCACACCGGGCGCCACCTCGAGGAGGTCTACCCGGACCGGGTGGCCATCTCCCTGCCCGACGGCGAGCCGGTGGGCACCCAGCTCAGCGACGAGCCCGAGGTGCTGGCGGAGCACTTCCCCCGCCTGGCGGAGCGGTTCGGGTAG
- a CDS encoding class F sortase, translated as MATGLSALLIASGTALIADHELGTTQSAIVLGGAALPAEVAATEALPVSAAPAPTSTSVPDRSGTPVELVIPFASSNHPDGVSAEITANPLNPSGSLFVPPDPRVLSWASEDAAPGSGRGTVIITGHINYVIDGKLVRGALSDVAEYGVNNIGETFTVVLADQRRLTYQISAAAEYNKDELAARPELRRSLYDQDSDFGQPGAARSDRLLLVSCGGAFDNATGNYEDNVFLYALPVG; from the coding sequence GTGGCCACCGGGCTCAGCGCGCTGCTGATCGCCTCCGGCACGGCACTGATCGCCGACCACGAGCTCGGCACCACCCAGTCCGCCATCGTGCTGGGTGGTGCCGCGCTACCCGCCGAGGTAGCAGCGACGGAGGCCCTACCGGTCTCGGCGGCGCCTGCACCGACGTCGACGTCCGTTCCCGATCGGTCAGGTACACCGGTCGAGCTGGTCATTCCATTCGCCAGCAGCAACCATCCAGACGGCGTCTCTGCTGAGATCACCGCGAATCCGCTCAACCCGAGTGGGTCGCTGTTCGTACCACCTGACCCGCGTGTGCTCAGCTGGGCCAGCGAGGACGCCGCCCCGGGCTCGGGCAGAGGCACCGTCATCATCACCGGGCACATCAACTACGTCATCGATGGAAAGCTCGTACGAGGCGCGCTCAGCGACGTGGCTGAGTACGGCGTGAACAACATTGGCGAGACCTTCACCGTGGTTCTCGCCGATCAACGCCGACTCACTTACCAGATCAGCGCAGCAGCCGAGTACAACAAGGACGAGCTCGCTGCGCGACCGGAGCTGAGAAGGTCTCTCTACGACCAGGACAGCGACTTCGGGCAGCCGGGCGCCGCACGTTCGGATCGATTGCTGCTCGTGTCGTGCGGTGGTGCGTTCGACAACGCCACGGGCAACTACGAGGACAACGTCTTCTTGTACGCGTTGCCCGTCGGATAG